In Callospermophilus lateralis isolate mCalLat2 chromosome 18, mCalLat2.hap1, whole genome shotgun sequence, one DNA window encodes the following:
- the Cebpg gene encoding CCAAT/enhancer-binding protein gamma — MSKTSQQNSTPGVNGISVIHTQAHASGLQQVPQLVPAGPGGGGKAVPPSKQSKKSSPMDRNSDEYRQRRERNNMAVKKSRLKSKQKAQDTLQRVNQLKEENERLEAKIKLLTKELSVLKDLFLEHAHNLADNVQPISTENTTTNSDNAGQ; from the coding sequence ATGAGCAAGACATCACAGCAAAACAGTACTCCAGGGGTGAATGGAATAAGTGTTATTCATACTCAGGCACATGCCAGTGGCTTACAGCAGGTTCCTCAGCTAGTGCCTGCTGGCCCTGGGGGAGGAGGCAAAGCTGTGCCTCCAAGCAAGCAAAGCAAAAAGAGTTCACCCATGGATCGAAATAGCGATGAATATCGTCAACGGAGAGAAAGGAACAACATGGCTGTGAAAAAGAGCCGATTGAAAAGCAAGCAGAAAGCACAGGATACACTACAAAGAGTGAATCAGCTCAAAGAAGAGAATGAACGGTTGGAAGCTAAAATTAAATTGCTGACAAAGGAATTAAGCGTACTAAAAGATTTATTTCTTGAGCATGCACACAACCTTGCAGACAACGTGCAGCCCATTAGCACTGAAAATACAACAACAAATTCTGATAACGCAGGACAGTAG